From a single Oreochromis niloticus isolate F11D_XX linkage group LG3, O_niloticus_UMD_NMBU, whole genome shotgun sequence genomic region:
- the LOC100711789 gene encoding hepatitis A virus cellular receptor 2 isoform X1, with protein sequence MYSVASALGHCALLFCCIIFMVSASAAKDRRCVSGPVPKKYDQKNISATVGESVTLPCRAPDNSIRAILWSRPDLEPKYILLYRDKQIDPEEQHPYFKSRVDLKDGQMKDGDVSLMIRNVMIFDSGTYECQVFMKGPNQRKRTADYITIINLTVVPGPTGGLTEDGSVGLKVGLSVFGILVLVVGVVVGFVIFKNTKEQKK encoded by the exons ATGTATTCTGTAGCATCTGCGTTAGGTCACTGTGCTCTGTTGTTTTGCTGCATCATCTTCATGGTTTCAGCATCTGCAG CGAAGGACAGAAGATGTGTCTCAGGTCCAGTACCAAAGAAATATG ACCAGAAAAATATCTCAGCCACTGTTGGGGAGAGTGTCACTCTGCCATGTAGAGCTCCAGATAACTCCATCAGAGCTATATTGTGGAGCAGGCCTGACCTGGAGCCAAAATATATCCTTTTGTACCGTGACAAGCAAATTGATCCAGAAGAGCAGCATCCATATTTTAAGAGCCGGGTGGATCTGAAGGAcggacagatgaaggatggagacgtgtctctgATGATAAGGAATGTGATGATTTTCGACAGTGGAACATACGAATGTCAAGTTTTTATGAAAGGACCAAACCAGAGGAAGAGAACTGCTGACTACATCACCATCATCAACCTGACTGTTGTTCCAG gtccaACAGGAGGACTCACAGaggatggatctgttggactgaaAGTTGGTCTGTCGGTTTTTGGAATCCTTGTTTTAGTTGTTGGTGTTGTTGTGGGTTTTGTGATCTTCAAAAACactaaagaacaaaaaaaatga
- the LOC100711789 gene encoding hepatitis A virus cellular receptor 2 isoform X2 codes for MYSVASALGHCALLFCCIIFMVSASADQKNISATVGESVTLPCRAPDNSIRAILWSRPDLEPKYILLYRDKQIDPEEQHPYFKSRVDLKDGQMKDGDVSLMIRNVMIFDSGTYECQVFMKGPNQRKRTADYITIINLTVVPGPTGGLTEDGSVGLKVGLSVFGILVLVVGVVVGFVIFKNTKEQKK; via the exons ATGTATTCTGTAGCATCTGCGTTAGGTCACTGTGCTCTGTTGTTTTGCTGCATCATCTTCATGGTTTCAGCATCTGCAG ACCAGAAAAATATCTCAGCCACTGTTGGGGAGAGTGTCACTCTGCCATGTAGAGCTCCAGATAACTCCATCAGAGCTATATTGTGGAGCAGGCCTGACCTGGAGCCAAAATATATCCTTTTGTACCGTGACAAGCAAATTGATCCAGAAGAGCAGCATCCATATTTTAAGAGCCGGGTGGATCTGAAGGAcggacagatgaaggatggagacgtgtctctgATGATAAGGAATGTGATGATTTTCGACAGTGGAACATACGAATGTCAAGTTTTTATGAAAGGACCAAACCAGAGGAAGAGAACTGCTGACTACATCACCATCATCAACCTGACTGTTGTTCCAG gtccaACAGGAGGACTCACAGaggatggatctgttggactgaaAGTTGGTCTGTCGGTTTTTGGAATCCTTGTTTTAGTTGTTGGTGTTGTTGTGGGTTTTGTGATCTTCAAAAACactaaagaacaaaaaaaatga